The Actinomycetota bacterium genomic sequence TGCCGCCGCCGAATACCGCCTCGTCGCCCCCGGCCGCCAGGTCCTGCTCGATCTCTATCAACAGATTGGTGTCGGCCAGCCGGATGCGGTCGCCCGCGGTGGGTCCGTAGAGCAGGTTGTAGCGGCTGCGGTGCAGTTCCATCAGGAGGGGTCCAGGGGGCCCGCGCACTCTCCGCGCAGTCCGTGGATGACCCGCCTGCCTCCGAAGGGGACCAGCTCGACCAGCCGGTCGATGCCCGGCTCGAAGCGAACCGCCGTGCCCGCCGGGATGTTGAGCCGCTGCCCCCACGCCGCCCGGCGGTCGAACTCGAGGGCCGGGTTGGCCTCGGCGAAGTGGTAGTGCGAACCGACCTGAATGGGCCGGTCCCCGGAGTTGGACACCCGGGCAATCGTCACCGGACGCCCGGCGTTCAGCTCGATCGCGCCGGAGCCGACCAGCACCTCGCCCGGAACCGGCGGCGGGCCGATCCAGGTGGGCTCGCTCATTTCGCTCAAGGGATCGGGGTGTGGAGGGTTACGAGCTTGGTGCCGTCCGGGAAGGTTGCCTCCACCTGGACCTCGGGGATCATCTCGGCCACGCCGTCCATCACCTCGGATCTGCTGAGGACGCCCCGCCCGGCCTCCATCAGGTCGGCCACGCTGCGGCCGTCCCGGGCTCCCTCCATAACGAACGAGGTGAGGATGGCGACCGCCTCCGGGTGGTTGAGCAGCAGACCCCGCTCCTGGCGTTCCCGCGCCAGCCTGGCGGCTACGTGGATGAGGAGGCGTTCCTGCTCGTGAAGGCTAAGTCGCATTGATCCCGATCATATCGAGACCAGCTTGCGCATCTGGGCTTCGTCCATGTCGCCCATCTTGCCGGACGACACCACCTCTCCCGCGTCCAGGATCAGGTACCGGCCGGCCAGCCGAAGCGCGAACTCCATGTACTGCTCGACCAGAAGGATCGACATCCCGCTCTTGGTCAGGTTCGCAATCGCGTCCTCGATCTCCATGATGATCGACGGCTGGATCCCCTCGGTGGGCTCGTCCAGGATCATCAGGCTAGGCTTCGTCACCAGCGCCCGGGCGATGGCAAGCTGGGCCGCTTCGCCGCCCGACAGGAATCCCGCCTTGCGGGGGAACAGCTTCTCCAGCCGGGGGAACAGGTCGATCGCTCCGTCCAGGGCCGCCTTGTCTCCGCGGTCCGACGACTCCATGACCACGTTCAGGCTCTCCAGCACCGTGAGCTGCGGAAAGCTCCCTCTGGTCTGGGGCACGTACGCCAGGCCCGCCTTGACCCGCTCGTAGGGGTGCATCCTGCCCAGGTCTCTGCCCTGGAACAGGATCTTGCCCGAAGTCGGCCTCAAAACCCCCATGATGGCGTTCAGCAGCGTAGTTTTCCCCACTCCGTTGCGGCCCATGATGCAGAACAGCTCGTTGTCGGCGATCTCCATGCTCACGTCGAACAGGATCTGGGTGGGCCCGTAGGCCACGTCGACGTCCTGAACCGACAGCATCAGGCGGTCACCTGCTCCTGGGACCTGCGATCGTGCGCCCGGCCGAGGTAGACCTCCTGCACCATCGGGTTTGCCTGGATCTCCTCGATCGGGCCTTCACAGAGGATCTTCCCCTCGCACAGCACGGTCACCTTCTTGGAGAAGCGCCGGACGAAGTCCATGTCGTGCTCGATGACACTCAGGGTCTTGGTCTGGGCGATGAACTGAAGCAGCTCACCGGTCTTGGTCCGCTCCGACTTGCTCATGCCGGCAACAGGCTCGTCCAGCAGCAGCAGCATAGGGTTCTGCGCCAGGAGCATCCCGATCTCCAGCCACTGCTTCTGGCCGTGGGACAGGACCCCGGCCGGCCGGTTGGCGTAGGCCGGCAGGCCGACGATGTCCAGCGCCTCCACCACCTCGGGCAGCACGCTCTGGCGCCGGCGGAAGAGCTTCGGGAGGCTCAAGCGGAAGCTGGCCGCCAGGTCGAGGTTCTCGACGACCGTCAGCTCCTCGAAGATGTTCGCCTTCTGAAAGGTCCGCCCGACTCCCAGCCGTACGATCTCGAACTCCCTGCGCTGCAGCAGGTCCTTTGTCGCGAAGTTGATCGAGCCCTTGGAGGGCTTCACCAGGCCCGTGATCGCGTCGATCAACGTGGTCTTGCCGGCGCCATTCGGGCCGATGAGGAACCTAAGCTCGCCCTCCAGCACGTCGAGGTTGACATCGGAGTTGGCCTTGAAGCCGTCGAATGTGACCTCGAGGTCCCGGATCTCCAGGAGAAGCTGACCCTCGCTCACGTCGTCACCTCGGCCGGCTGCGCCAGGCTCTCGGCAGCTGGAGCGGTCTTTGAGCTCCGGAAGCGGTCGTTGTACATCTTCCACAGCCCCGCGACCCCTTTGGGGGCGAAAGCCATGACGATCACGAACAGCAGGCCCTGGAAGTACAGCCACCCGGAGGGGTAGGCCTCGCTGAGCGCCGTCTTGGCGTAGTTGACCAGAAGGGCTCCGACGACTGCGCCGATCAGGGTCCCCCGGCCGCCGAGGGCCACCCATATAACCATCTCGATGGAGGGCACGATGCCGACCATGGCGGGGGAGATGATGCCGACCACGGGAACGAA encodes the following:
- a CDS encoding urease subunit beta, yielding MSEPTWIGPPPVPGEVLVGSGAIELNAGRPVTIARVSNSGDRPIQVGSHYHFAEANPALEFDRRAAWGQRLNIPAGTAVRFEPGIDRLVELVPFGGRRVIHGLRGECAGPLDPS
- a CDS encoding urease subunit gamma translates to MRLSLHEQERLLIHVAARLARERQERGLLLNHPEAVAILTSFVMEGARDGRSVADLMEAGRGVLSRSEVMDGVAEMIPEVQVEATFPDGTKLVTLHTPIP
- the urtE gene encoding urea ABC transporter ATP-binding subunit UrtE, whose product is MLSVQDVDVAYGPTQILFDVSMEIADNELFCIMGRNGVGKTTLLNAIMGVLRPTSGKILFQGRDLGRMHPYERVKAGLAYVPQTRGSFPQLTVLESLNVVMESSDRGDKAALDGAIDLFPRLEKLFPRKAGFLSGGEAAQLAIARALVTKPSLMILDEPTEGIQPSIIMEIEDAIANLTKSGMSILLVEQYMEFALRLAGRYLILDAGEVVSSGKMGDMDEAQMRKLVSI
- the urtD gene encoding urea ABC transporter ATP-binding protein UrtD encodes the protein MSEGQLLLEIRDLEVTFDGFKANSDVNLDVLEGELRFLIGPNGAGKTTLIDAITGLVKPSKGSINFATKDLLQRREFEIVRLGVGRTFQKANIFEELTVVENLDLAASFRLSLPKLFRRRQSVLPEVVEALDIVGLPAYANRPAGVLSHGQKQWLEIGMLLAQNPMLLLLDEPVAGMSKSERTKTGELLQFIAQTKTLSVIEHDMDFVRRFSKKVTVLCEGKILCEGPIEEIQANPMVQEVYLGRAHDRRSQEQVTA